The Polaribacter sp. Q13 sequence TTTTTAGTTTTCTATGCTTATTTCTTTTTTTAGGAAACAATAAAATATTAGCACAAAACAAACAACCAAAATTAGTTGTAGGTGTTGTTATTGACCAAATGAGATACGATTACTTAACTCGGTTTTCTGATAGATTTGGAAAAGACGGATTTAATAGAATCCTAAAAAATGGGTTTTCATTAGAAAACGCTCATTATAATTATATACCAACCTATACAGCTGTTGGACACACTTCTATTTATACCGGAACAACGCCAAGTGAACACGGAATTATTTCTAACAATTGGTATGACAAATATTTAAAAAAATCTATTTACTGTGTAGATGATTCTTCTTATGAAACCGTTGGAAACAATGGAAAATATGGGCAAAAATCACCTAAGAGACTTTTTACATCAACCATAACAGACCAGTTACACTTGGCTCAAAACATGCATGGAAAAACAATTGGAGTTTCAATAAAAGATCGGTCTGCAATTTTACCTGCAGGTCATTCTGCAAATGCTGCTTATTGGTATGATGGTGGTAATTTTAATACCTGGGTTACCAGTACTTTTTATATGAATAAATTACCAAAATGGGTTAAAGATTTTAATGCAAACAACAAGGCAGATACATACCTTAATACTCCTTGGAAAACATTATACGATATAAAAACATATACCAATAGTAGAGCTGACGATAATATCTTTGAAGGAAAACTTAAAGGACAAAAAACTCCAACTTTTCCGAAAGACCTAAAAGCATTACGATCTAAAAACGGAAATTTCGATTTAATAAAAACTGTACCTGCGGGTAATACATTTACTGCAGACTTTGCTAAAGCAGCAATTATAGGTGAAAAATTAGGTAAAAGCCTATACACAGACTTCTTAGCTGTAAGTTTTTCTCCAACAGATTATGTTGGTCATAAATATGGCGTTTCTGCCATAGAAACAGAAGACACTTATTTACGTTTAGACAAAGATTTAGCAGATTTACTACTGTTTTTAGACCAACAAGTTGGAAAAGATAATTATACATTATTTTTAACGGCAGATCATGCAGCTGTTCACACACCAGCTTATTTACAATCTTTAAAAATTCCTGCTCATTATTTAAATATTAAAAAGTTTAAAGAATTTATTTTAGAAACTACTAAAAAGTATTTTAATTCTGTAGATTTAATTGAAAACGTTTCTAATTATCAAATATTTCTAAACAAAGAAAAAATAGAATCTTTAGGTTTAGAAGTAAACACTGTAGCTCAAAAATTAGCAGATGAAGTCCTTAATTTTGATGGAATTTACAAAGCAGTAACTGCAAGAACTTTACAAACAACACATTTCTCTTCAGGTATTTTAAATTCACTACAAAATGGTTATAATCAAAAATTATCTGGAGATGTTTTAATGATTCCTTATCCTGCTACTTTAACCGGAGGCAAAACAGGCACAAGCCATGGTTCTGGTTATTCTTATGATACCCATGTACCAATTATTTTC is a genomic window containing:
- the pafA gene encoding alkaline phosphatase PafA, which gives rise to MKFKYLFSFLCLFLFLGNNKILAQNKQPKLVVGVVIDQMRYDYLTRFSDRFGKDGFNRILKNGFSLENAHYNYIPTYTAVGHTSIYTGTTPSEHGIISNNWYDKYLKKSIYCVDDSSYETVGNNGKYGQKSPKRLFTSTITDQLHLAQNMHGKTIGVSIKDRSAILPAGHSANAAYWYDGGNFNTWVTSTFYMNKLPKWVKDFNANNKADTYLNTPWKTLYDIKTYTNSRADDNIFEGKLKGQKTPTFPKDLKALRSKNGNFDLIKTVPAGNTFTADFAKAAIIGEKLGKSLYTDFLAVSFSPTDYVGHKYGVSAIETEDTYLRLDKDLADLLLFLDQQVGKDNYTLFLTADHAAVHTPAYLQSLKIPAHYLNIKKFKEFILETTKKYFNSVDLIENVSNYQIFLNKEKIESLGLEVNTVAQKLADEVLNFDGIYKAVTARTLQTTHFSSGILNSLQNGYNQKLSGDVLMIPYPATLTGGKTGTSHGSGYSYDTHVPIIFYGNGIKQGVSSKRYNITDIAPTIANLLKIEAPNGTSGVVIDEVLEK